The Rattus rattus isolate New Zealand chromosome 1, Rrattus_CSIRO_v1, whole genome shotgun sequence genome includes a region encoding these proteins:
- the Plin2 gene encoding perilipin-2 isoform X3, translating to MASVAVDPQPSVVTRVANLPLVSSTYDLVSSAYVSTKDQHPYLRSVCEMAEKGVKTVTSVAVTGALPIIQKLEPQIAVANTYACKGLDRMEARLPILNQPTSEIVANARGAVTGAKDVVTTTMAGAKDSVASTVSGVVDKTKGAVTGSVERTKSVVNGGIDTVLGMVQLMSSGVENAISKSELLVDRYFPLTQKELEMEAKKVEGFDMVQKQRYCERLESLSTKICTRAYHQALGRIKDAKQKGQETISQLHSTVHLNVHSANQKIQDKLSVSWVEWKRIVGYDDTDESHCAEHIESHTLSMARNLTQQLHTTCQTLLFNVQGLPQNIQDQAKHLGVMAGDIYSAFRNVTSFKEVSDGVLTSSKGQLQKMKESLDEVMDYLVNNTPLNWLVGPFYPQSTEVDKASLKVQQPELKTQ from the exons ATGGCGTCAGTAGCAGTGGATCCACAACCG AGCGTGGTGACGAGGGTGGCCAACCTGCCCTTGGTGAGCTCCACCTACGACCTGGTGTCCTCCGCTTATGTCAGTACAAAGGATCAGCACCCGTATTTGAGGTCAGTGTGTGAGATGGCGGAGAAGGGTGTGAAGACCGTGACCTCAGTGGCTGTGACAGGCGCACTGCCCATCATCCAGAAGCTGGAGCCACAGA TTGCAGTCGCCAATACCTATGCCTGCAAGGGGCTAGACAGGATGGAGGCAAGGCTGCCTATTCTGAACCAGCCAACATCTGAG ATTGTTGCCAATGCCAGAGGTGCCGTAACTGGGGCGAAGGATGTAGTGACGACTACCATGGCTGGAGCCAAGGATTCTGTAGCCAGCACAGTCTCAGGGGTGGTGGATAAGACCAAAGGAGCAGTTACTGGCAGCGTGGAAAGGACCAAGTCTGTGGTCAATGGCGGCATCGATACGGTTTTGGGGATGGTGCAGCTCATGAGCAGTGGAGTGGAAAATGCAATTAGCAAGTCGGAGCTGCTGGTAGACCGATACTTCCCACTCACTCAGAAGGAGCTTG AGATGGAAGCAAAAAAGGTGGAAGGATTTGATATGGTTCAGAAGCAAAGATACTGTGAACGGCTGGAGTCCCTGTCTACCAAGATCTGCACCCGGGCCTATCATCAGGCTCTCGGCAGGATCAAAGACGCCAAACAAAAGGGCCAGGAGACCATTTCCCAGCTCCACTCCACTGTCCATCTG AATGTGCACAGTGCTaaccagaaaattcaggacaagCTCTCTGTCTCATGGGTGGAGTGGAAGAGAATCGTCGGCTACGACGACACTGACGAGTCCCATTGTGCTGAG cacaTCGAGTCACATACTCTGTCTATGGCCCGCAACCTGACCCAGCAGCTCCACACTACATGCCAGACGCTCCTGTTCAACGTCCAAGGGTTACCACAGAACATTCAAGACCAGGCCAAACACTTGGGGGTGATGGCAGGTGACATCTACTCGGCGTTCCGCAATGTTACCTCCTTCAAGGAAGTGTCTGATGGCGTCCTCACTTCTAGCAAGGGGCAGCTGCAGAAAATGAAGGAGTCCTTAGATGAAGTTATGGATTACCTTGTTAACAACACGCCTCTCAACTGGCTGGTAGGTCCCTTTTATCCTCAGTCTACCGAGGTGGACAAGGCCAGCCTGAAGGTCCAGCAGCCTGAGCTCAAAACTCAGTAA
- the Plin2 gene encoding perilipin-2 isoform X2, with protein sequence MASVAVDPQPSVVTRVANLPLVSSTYDLVSSAYVSTKDQHPYLRSVCEMAEKGVKTVTSVAVTGALPIIQKLEPQIAVANTYACKGLDRMEARLPILNQPTSEIVANARGAVTGAKDVVTTTMAGAKDSVASTVSGVVDKTKGAVTGSVERTKSVVNGGIDTVLGMVQLMSSGVENAISKSELLVDRYFPLTQKELEMEAKKVEGFDMVQKQRYCERLESLSTKICTRAYHQALGRIKDAKQKGQETISQLHSTVHLIEFARKNVHSANQKIQDKLSVSWVEWKRIVGYDDTDESHCAEHIESHTLSMARNLTQQLHTTCQTLLFNVQGLPQNIQDQAKHLGVMAGDIYSAFRNVTSFKEVSDGVLTSSKGQLQKMKESLDEVMDYLVNNTPLNWLMLDFSAFDSTSDTDEVPDIIPLEED encoded by the exons ATGGCGTCAGTAGCAGTGGATCCACAACCG AGCGTGGTGACGAGGGTGGCCAACCTGCCCTTGGTGAGCTCCACCTACGACCTGGTGTCCTCCGCTTATGTCAGTACAAAGGATCAGCACCCGTATTTGAGGTCAGTGTGTGAGATGGCGGAGAAGGGTGTGAAGACCGTGACCTCAGTGGCTGTGACAGGCGCACTGCCCATCATCCAGAAGCTGGAGCCACAGA TTGCAGTCGCCAATACCTATGCCTGCAAGGGGCTAGACAGGATGGAGGCAAGGCTGCCTATTCTGAACCAGCCAACATCTGAG ATTGTTGCCAATGCCAGAGGTGCCGTAACTGGGGCGAAGGATGTAGTGACGACTACCATGGCTGGAGCCAAGGATTCTGTAGCCAGCACAGTCTCAGGGGTGGTGGATAAGACCAAAGGAGCAGTTACTGGCAGCGTGGAAAGGACCAAGTCTGTGGTCAATGGCGGCATCGATACGGTTTTGGGGATGGTGCAGCTCATGAGCAGTGGAGTGGAAAATGCAATTAGCAAGTCGGAGCTGCTGGTAGACCGATACTTCCCACTCACTCAGAAGGAGCTTG AGATGGAAGCAAAAAAGGTGGAAGGATTTGATATGGTTCAGAAGCAAAGATACTGTGAACGGCTGGAGTCCCTGTCTACCAAGATCTGCACCCGGGCCTATCATCAGGCTCTCGGCAGGATCAAAGACGCCAAACAAAAGGGCCAGGAGACCATTTCCCAGCTCCACTCCACTGTCCATCTG ATTGAATTCGCCAGGAAGAATGTGCACAGTGCTaaccagaaaattcaggacaagCTCTCTGTCTCATGGGTGGAGTGGAAGAGAATCGTCGGCTACGACGACACTGACGAGTCCCATTGTGCTGAG cacaTCGAGTCACATACTCTGTCTATGGCCCGCAACCTGACCCAGCAGCTCCACACTACATGCCAGACGCTCCTGTTCAACGTCCAAGGGTTACCACAGAACATTCAAGACCAGGCCAAACACTTGGGGGTGATGGCAGGTGACATCTACTCGGCGTTCCGCAATGTTACCTCCTTCAAGGAAGTGTCTGATGGCGTCCTCACTTCTAGCAAGGGGCAGCTGCAGAAAATGAAGGAGTCCTTAGATGAAGTTATGGATTACCTTGTTAACAACACGCCTCTCAACTGGCTG
- the Plin2 gene encoding perilipin-2 isoform X1 has product MASVAVDPQPSVVTRVANLPLVSSTYDLVSSAYVSTKDQHPYLRSVCEMAEKGVKTVTSVAVTGALPIIQKLEPQIAVANTYACKGLDRMEARLPILNQPTSEIVANARGAVTGAKDVVTTTMAGAKDSVASTVSGVVDKTKGAVTGSVERTKSVVNGGIDTVLGMVQLMSSGVENAISKSELLVDRYFPLTQKELEMEAKKVEGFDMVQKQRYCERLESLSTKICTRAYHQALGRIKDAKQKGQETISQLHSTVHLIEFARKNVHSANQKIQDKLSVSWVEWKRIVGYDDTDESHCAEHIESHTLSMARNLTQQLHTTCQTLLFNVQGLPQNIQDQAKHLGVMAGDIYSAFRNVTSFKEVSDGVLTSSKGQLQKMKESLDEVMDYLVNNTPLNWLVGPFYPQSTEVDKASLKVQQPELKTQ; this is encoded by the exons ATGGCGTCAGTAGCAGTGGATCCACAACCG AGCGTGGTGACGAGGGTGGCCAACCTGCCCTTGGTGAGCTCCACCTACGACCTGGTGTCCTCCGCTTATGTCAGTACAAAGGATCAGCACCCGTATTTGAGGTCAGTGTGTGAGATGGCGGAGAAGGGTGTGAAGACCGTGACCTCAGTGGCTGTGACAGGCGCACTGCCCATCATCCAGAAGCTGGAGCCACAGA TTGCAGTCGCCAATACCTATGCCTGCAAGGGGCTAGACAGGATGGAGGCAAGGCTGCCTATTCTGAACCAGCCAACATCTGAG ATTGTTGCCAATGCCAGAGGTGCCGTAACTGGGGCGAAGGATGTAGTGACGACTACCATGGCTGGAGCCAAGGATTCTGTAGCCAGCACAGTCTCAGGGGTGGTGGATAAGACCAAAGGAGCAGTTACTGGCAGCGTGGAAAGGACCAAGTCTGTGGTCAATGGCGGCATCGATACGGTTTTGGGGATGGTGCAGCTCATGAGCAGTGGAGTGGAAAATGCAATTAGCAAGTCGGAGCTGCTGGTAGACCGATACTTCCCACTCACTCAGAAGGAGCTTG AGATGGAAGCAAAAAAGGTGGAAGGATTTGATATGGTTCAGAAGCAAAGATACTGTGAACGGCTGGAGTCCCTGTCTACCAAGATCTGCACCCGGGCCTATCATCAGGCTCTCGGCAGGATCAAAGACGCCAAACAAAAGGGCCAGGAGACCATTTCCCAGCTCCACTCCACTGTCCATCTG ATTGAATTCGCCAGGAAGAATGTGCACAGTGCTaaccagaaaattcaggacaagCTCTCTGTCTCATGGGTGGAGTGGAAGAGAATCGTCGGCTACGACGACACTGACGAGTCCCATTGTGCTGAG cacaTCGAGTCACATACTCTGTCTATGGCCCGCAACCTGACCCAGCAGCTCCACACTACATGCCAGACGCTCCTGTTCAACGTCCAAGGGTTACCACAGAACATTCAAGACCAGGCCAAACACTTGGGGGTGATGGCAGGTGACATCTACTCGGCGTTCCGCAATGTTACCTCCTTCAAGGAAGTGTCTGATGGCGTCCTCACTTCTAGCAAGGGGCAGCTGCAGAAAATGAAGGAGTCCTTAGATGAAGTTATGGATTACCTTGTTAACAACACGCCTCTCAACTGGCTGGTAGGTCCCTTTTATCCTCAGTCTACCGAGGTGGACAAGGCCAGCCTGAAGGTCCAGCAGCCTGAGCTCAAAACTCAGTAA